The candidate division KSB1 bacterium genome contains the following window.
TTCACGAGGGTCTATTCTTACTGTCTATGAAAAAAAGTCATTTCTTTTTTCGTTTTGAATAAAAACCGATAGCAGCCAACGGCAGCAGAAAGAATGAGAGATTAGCTGCAGCGTTTACCGTCGTTTTCAAGGATTGATTTTGAATATCGAAATCAATTGCCGGTCTGCCAAAACCACATGAAGGCGGCTGAGTCGGAGGCGGATCAGCAATTGAAAAGGTGTTGTCACTGTCACGGGTCTCGTTGCCGTCGTTGTCGGTGGCGGCTACGAAATAAATTATTGTACTGCCCAGAGACTGACCCGGGATATTGCCGCTATAATGATCAGCACTGGTAGAGGTCATAGCAACAGTAACCGCCTCTTGACCACTAACCTGGTATGTCAAACTCGCACTCTGAATACTGCCGTCATCCAGAATATCCGCTTCGACCACGTAAGGTCCGGCATCGTCCGGTCTATTTTGAAGTCGTGTCGTATTCGCAATGATGGGATTTGTGGAAAGGGAGTTATTGACATTCAATCTTCCACCAGTTGATGTCGCATCGCTGAAACTCGCGACTCGATCAACGCCTCCTAGAATACGCGTTTTAATTTGCGCCATTGATAATCCAGGAAATTGTGCCCAAATCAAAGCAGCGGCACCGCTCACATGAGGCGTGGACATTGAAGTTCCGCTAAACGTACTGTAAGTGTTACCTCTGGTTGTACTACGAATGTCCTGGCCGGGCGCAGCAAGATGCACGGTATTTCTGCCCGTATTCGAAAAGCTGGCCAGGTTGTCACTGCTGGTACTGGCGGCAACTGAAATAACGTTTGGCACTTCATAGCTTGCCGGATAGGAAGGAAAATTATCGTTATCTTGCGAGGCATTGCCTGCTGCTGCGACAAACAACACACCGTTGTCATTTGCAAACTGGATGGCATCTTCCAATGATTGTGAGAATCCGCCGCCGCCCCAACTGTTACTCAAGACTTTAGCTCCATTGTTAACACCGTAAATTATGCATCCAAGTGCGTCATCCAGTGAGCCACTGCCATCTCCACCCAGAAATTTTAGCGGCATGATTGAAACTTGCCAGTTGACCCCTACAACGCCTACAC
Protein-coding sequences here:
- a CDS encoding S8 family serine peptidase codes for the protein MFGKMKVVLLILTVGLVSAFWLTAATNERAGKVLIKFNEDVSLEKINSFTKELGLVKVKTFDEINVQVFRISSDYSVEEVIKLCSNASIVKYAEPTAEVRAFSNEASPEASNPETVMAAQAQLAEHRPGEVIIKFKNIATEEVARTLSNVGITILEQFDNLGVYHCDTGGKDVSQAIKECEADPNVVYAEPNYVYRRFVEPNDPQFSQLYGMTITDSPAAWDIQTGDRAIIVGVIDTGVDWDHEDLEDNIWTNTAEIPNNNTDDDGNGFVDDVRGWDFANNDNNPDDDNDHGSHVSGTIGAVGNNGVGVVGVNWQVSIMPLKFLGGDGSGSLDDALGCIIYGVNNGAKVLSNSWGGGGFSQSLEDAIQFANDNGVLFVAAAGNASQDNDNFPSYPASYEVPNVISVAASTSSDNLASFSNTGRNTVHLAAPGQDIRSTTRGNTYSTFSGTSMSTPHVSGAAALIWAQFPGLSMAQIKTRILGGVDRVASFSDATSTGGRLNVNNSLSTNPIIANTTRLQNRPDDAGPYVVEADILDDGSIQSASLTYQVSGQEAVTVAMTSTSADHYSGNIPGQSLGSTIIYFVAATDNDGNETRDSDNTFSIADPPPTQPPSCGFGRPAIDFDIQNQSLKTTVNAAANLSFFLLPLAAIGFYSKRKKK